The Kitasatospora sp. NBC_00374 genome has a segment encoding these proteins:
- a CDS encoding GAF domain-containing sensor histidine kinase, giving the protein MSSEPAVPPEQAPACDPCLGGIEAISTAVLAMSRHLEVREVLRRITASARSLLNAEYAALGVPDDHGGFAQFVVDGVSDEQWKAIGPLPRQHGVLAAMLHQVTPTRLTDVRQAPDFGGWPAAHPELKDFLGMPIVDGTEIVGALFLANKQSPEAGGPRAGFTAHDEELLRILTAHAALALGNARLYERSRELTLAGERARIAHDLHDAVSQKLFSLRLTAKAAATLVDRDPARARAELAEVAKLAAEAADELRAVVVELRPAALDEDGLVATLASQVQVLDRAHSADVTFRQADVRALPPAREAAVLRVAQEALHNALRHSGAQSVAVSLTGTASRGAVLRVTDDGRGFDPESVRRGGRHLGLVSMRDRAASVGGRLTLESAPGRGTVVEMEVPGA; this is encoded by the coding sequence ATGTCCTCGGAACCGGCCGTCCCACCCGAGCAGGCCCCCGCCTGCGACCCGTGCCTCGGCGGCATCGAAGCCATCAGCACGGCCGTCCTGGCGATGAGCCGCCACCTGGAGGTCCGCGAGGTCCTGCGCCGGATCACCGCCTCCGCCCGCAGCCTGCTGAACGCCGAGTACGCCGCCCTCGGCGTCCCCGACGACCACGGCGGCTTCGCCCAGTTCGTGGTGGACGGCGTCAGCGACGAACAGTGGAAGGCGATCGGCCCGCTGCCCCGCCAGCACGGCGTCCTCGCCGCCATGCTCCACCAGGTCACCCCCACCCGGCTCACCGACGTCCGGCAGGCCCCCGACTTCGGCGGCTGGCCCGCCGCCCACCCGGAGCTCAAGGACTTCCTGGGCATGCCCATCGTCGACGGCACCGAGATCGTCGGAGCGCTCTTCCTGGCCAACAAGCAGAGCCCGGAGGCGGGCGGCCCGCGGGCCGGATTCACCGCCCACGACGAGGAACTGCTGCGGATCCTCACCGCCCACGCCGCCCTCGCCCTCGGCAACGCCCGCCTCTACGAGCGCAGCCGCGAACTCACCCTCGCCGGCGAGCGCGCCAGGATCGCCCACGACCTCCACGACGCCGTCTCGCAGAAGCTCTTCTCGCTGCGCCTCACCGCCAAGGCGGCCGCCACCCTCGTCGACCGCGACCCGGCCCGGGCCCGCGCCGAACTCGCCGAGGTCGCCAAACTCGCCGCCGAGGCCGCCGACGAACTGCGCGCCGTGGTGGTCGAGCTGCGCCCGGCCGCGCTGGATGAGGACGGCCTGGTCGCCACCCTCGCCTCCCAGGTCCAGGTCCTCGACCGGGCCCACAGCGCCGACGTCACCTTCCGGCAGGCCGATGTCCGGGCGCTTCCGCCCGCCCGCGAGGCGGCGGTGCTGCGAGTCGCCCAGGAGGCCCTGCACAACGCGCTGCGGCACTCCGGCGCGCAGAGCGTCGCGGTCTCCCTCACCGGCACCGCGAGCCGGGGCGCGGTGCTGCGGGTCACCGACGACGGCCGCGGATTCGACCCGGAGTCGGTCCGCCGCGGCGGCCGGCACCTCGGCCTGGTCTCGATGCGCGACCGCGCGGCCTCCGTCGGCGGCCGCCTCACCCTGGAATCGGCCCCCGGCAGGGGGACCGTGGTCGAGATGGAGGTCCCCGGTGCCTGA
- a CDS encoding FHA domain-containing protein encodes MPQLVLELNGQRRVLEPGRSYTIGRDPNSDFPFDDARVSWRHATISFTGANWQLDDHGSTNGTFAGGARTLHAQLHPGAVVNLGNPENGPRLSFSAPAVAAPAEAMGNIHEATTRRTAPGAPQPWNTPQPPPVQQPPVQAPPVQQQWDTPTPQPGFPQQQSFPAEPGEFRTGPQHVPVPAQQGHPEPVGGLGHPTMVRNLTAGSRTIRIGRALDNDIVVSDLQVSRHHAELRQLPDGRWEIVDLGSHNGIFLNGQPVQRQLMGPQDRLTVGHSSFTLVGDQLQEFVDTGAVTFSAHHLTVEVDFKGGKKVLLNDVSFSVPEKSLVAVIGPSGSGKSTLLRALTGYRPADRGEVRYDGRNLYKQFAELRSRIGLVPQSEILHKELTVRSGLKYAARLRFPGDTEPAERERRIDEVLYELRLDKRADNRITALSGGQQKRVSVALELLTKPSLIFLDEPTSGLDPGMDREVMQTLRGLADDGRTVLVVTHSVAELALCDRLLVMAPGGSVAYFGPPGQALHFFGYETWADVFQAFENYPDHDWAGRYRGSVHYQEYSAAVDAVATQAAPNVHNQVRPPKPQSWGSQLWTLIRRYLAVIASDRGFLALSVILPLVLGGVSAVIPSKFGLAAGDGPAGRNQIASMILLVLAFGACLSGSANSVRELIKERAIYERERATGLSRSAYLMSKIIVLGVISFLQGGIISAIGFGVRKLPAEGLVFKHSPAVEMAIAIILLSFTSMMVGLVISALVKTAEKTMPLLVMFAIVQMVFTGAIFQLFDKPGLEQLAWLMPARWGVAGAGTTLDLAHIAPVAQAKPPAAAPIDTLWDHSAGIWVLNCLAMVVISVGLAFLIQRLQRRHEPEVMQKG; translated from the coding sequence GTGCCGCAACTCGTACTAGAGCTCAACGGGCAGCGGCGGGTCCTGGAACCCGGCCGCAGCTACACCATCGGACGGGACCCGAACTCGGACTTCCCGTTCGACGACGCCAGGGTCTCCTGGCGGCACGCCACCATCAGCTTCACCGGGGCGAACTGGCAGCTGGACGACCACGGATCCACCAACGGCACCTTCGCCGGTGGAGCCCGTACGCTGCACGCCCAGCTCCACCCGGGCGCGGTGGTCAACCTGGGCAACCCGGAGAACGGCCCGCGGCTGAGCTTCTCCGCCCCGGCCGTCGCCGCCCCCGCCGAGGCGATGGGCAACATCCACGAGGCGACCACCCGGCGCACCGCACCGGGCGCCCCGCAGCCGTGGAACACCCCGCAGCCGCCGCCCGTGCAGCAGCCGCCGGTCCAGGCCCCGCCGGTCCAGCAGCAGTGGGACACACCCACCCCGCAGCCGGGCTTCCCGCAGCAGCAGTCCTTCCCTGCCGAGCCGGGCGAGTTCCGCACCGGGCCGCAGCACGTCCCGGTGCCGGCCCAGCAGGGTCACCCGGAACCGGTCGGCGGCCTCGGCCACCCGACCATGGTCCGCAACCTCACCGCGGGCAGCCGCACCATCCGGATCGGCCGCGCGCTCGACAACGACATCGTGGTCTCCGACCTCCAGGTCTCCCGCCACCACGCCGAGCTGCGCCAGCTGCCGGACGGCCGCTGGGAGATCGTCGACCTCGGCAGCCACAACGGCATCTTCCTCAACGGCCAGCCGGTCCAGCGCCAGCTGATGGGCCCGCAGGACCGCCTCACCGTCGGCCACTCCAGCTTCACCCTGGTCGGCGACCAGCTGCAGGAGTTCGTCGACACCGGCGCCGTCACCTTCTCCGCCCACCACCTGACCGTCGAGGTCGACTTCAAGGGCGGCAAGAAGGTCCTGCTCAACGACGTCAGCTTCTCCGTCCCGGAGAAGTCCCTGGTCGCGGTGATCGGCCCGTCCGGCTCCGGCAAGTCCACCCTGCTGCGCGCCCTCACCGGTTACCGCCCCGCCGACCGCGGCGAGGTCCGCTACGACGGCCGCAACCTCTACAAGCAGTTCGCCGAACTGCGCTCCCGGATCGGCCTGGTCCCGCAGTCCGAGATCCTGCACAAGGAGCTCACCGTCCGCAGCGGCCTCAAGTACGCCGCCCGGCTGCGCTTCCCCGGCGACACCGAGCCGGCCGAGCGCGAGCGCCGGATCGACGAGGTGCTGTACGAGCTGCGCCTCGACAAGCGGGCCGACAACCGGATCACCGCGCTCTCCGGCGGCCAGCAGAAGCGCGTCTCGGTGGCCCTGGAGCTGCTCACCAAGCCGTCCCTGATCTTCCTGGACGAGCCCACCTCCGGCCTCGACCCGGGCATGGACCGCGAGGTCATGCAGACCCTGCGCGGCCTGGCCGACGACGGCCGCACCGTCCTGGTGGTCACCCACTCCGTGGCCGAACTGGCGCTCTGCGACCGCCTGCTGGTGATGGCGCCGGGCGGCTCGGTGGCGTACTTCGGCCCGCCCGGGCAGGCCCTGCACTTCTTCGGCTACGAGACCTGGGCCGATGTCTTCCAGGCCTTCGAGAACTACCCCGACCACGACTGGGCCGGCCGCTACCGCGGCTCGGTGCACTACCAGGAGTACTCGGCGGCGGTCGACGCGGTCGCCACCCAGGCGGCTCCCAACGTGCACAACCAGGTCCGGCCGCCGAAGCCGCAGAGCTGGGGCTCCCAGCTGTGGACGCTGATCCGCCGCTACCTGGCCGTCATCGCCTCCGACCGCGGCTTCCTCGCCCTGTCGGTGATCCTGCCGCTGGTGCTCGGCGGGGTCTCGGCGGTGATCCCGTCCAAATTCGGCCTCGCCGCGGGCGACGGGCCCGCCGGGCGCAACCAGATCGCCAGCATGATCCTGCTGGTGCTGGCCTTCGGCGCCTGTCTGTCCGGATCGGCCAACTCGGTCCGCGAGCTGATCAAGGAACGGGCGATCTACGAACGGGAACGAGCCACCGGGCTCTCCCGGTCCGCGTACCTGATGTCGAAGATCATCGTGCTCGGGGTGATCAGCTTCCTGCAGGGCGGGATCATCTCGGCGATCGGCTTCGGGGTCCGCAAACTCCCCGCCGAGGGCCTGGTGTTCAAGCACTCCCCGGCCGTCGAGATGGCCATCGCCATCATCCTGCTCAGCTTCACCTCGATGATGGTCGGCCTGGTCATCTCCGCCCTGGTGAAGACCGCCGAGAAGACCATGCCGCTGCTGGTGATGTTCGCCATCGTCCAGATGGTCTTCACCGGCGCGATCTTCCAGCTCTTCGACAAGCCGGGCCTGGAGCAGCTCGCCTGGCTGATGCCCGCCCGCTGGGGCGTGGCCGGCGCCGGCACCACCCTCGACCTGGCCCACATCGCCCCCGTCGCCCAGGCCAAGCCCCCGGCGGCCGCGCCGATCGACACCCTGTGGGACCACTCGGCCGGCATCTGGGTGCTCAACTGCCTCGCCATGGTGGTCATCTCGGTCGGCCTCGCGTTCCTGATCCAGCGCCTCCAGCGCCGGCACGAGCCCGAGGTCATGCAGAAGGGCTGA
- a CDS encoding SPFH domain-containing protein gives MEPVLIVLVVLVVVAFIALIKTIQVIPQASAAIVERFGRYTRTLGAGLNIVVPFIDTIRNRIDLREQVVPFPPQPVITSDNLVVNIDTVIYYQVTDARAATYEVASYIQAIEQLTVTTLRNIIGSMDLESTLTSREVINAGLRGVLDEATGRWGIRVNRVELKAIEPPTSIQDSMEKQMRADRDKRAAILTAEGSRQAAILRAEGEKQAAVLQAEGEAQAAVLRADGEAAAIRTVFEAIHEGDADQKLLAYQYLQTLPELAKGDSNKLWIIPSEVGDALKGLGGAFSGLTGGGNGAAPAAGRVPVDPAAGPRPVDTDTKSAARPRVEPTREYPKLDPE, from the coding sequence GTGGAACCCGTCCTTATCGTCCTGGTCGTCCTGGTCGTGGTGGCCTTCATCGCACTGATCAAGACGATCCAGGTCATCCCGCAGGCCAGCGCGGCGATCGTGGAGCGCTTCGGCCGCTACACCCGCACGCTCGGCGCGGGCCTGAACATCGTGGTGCCCTTCATCGACACCATCCGGAACCGGATCGACCTGCGCGAGCAGGTCGTGCCCTTCCCGCCGCAGCCGGTCATCACCTCGGACAACCTGGTCGTCAACATCGACACCGTCATCTACTACCAGGTGACCGACGCCAGGGCCGCGACCTACGAGGTCGCCAGCTACATCCAGGCGATCGAGCAGCTCACCGTCACCACCCTGCGCAACATCATCGGCTCGATGGACCTGGAGTCCACCCTGACCTCCCGCGAGGTCATCAACGCGGGGCTGCGCGGCGTGCTGGACGAGGCCACCGGCCGCTGGGGCATCCGGGTCAACCGGGTCGAGCTGAAGGCGATCGAGCCGCCGACCTCCATCCAGGACTCGATGGAGAAGCAGATGCGCGCCGACCGCGACAAGCGGGCCGCGATCCTCACCGCCGAGGGCTCCCGCCAGGCCGCCATCCTGCGCGCCGAGGGTGAGAAGCAGGCCGCGGTCCTGCAGGCCGAGGGCGAGGCGCAGGCCGCGGTGCTGCGCGCCGACGGTGAGGCCGCCGCGATCCGGACGGTCTTCGAGGCCATCCACGAGGGCGACGCCGACCAGAAGCTGCTCGCCTACCAGTACCTGCAGACCCTGCCCGAGCTGGCCAAGGGCGACTCCAACAAGCTCTGGATCATCCCGAGCGAGGTCGGCGACGCGCTCAAGGGCCTCGGCGGCGCCTTCTCCGGCCTGACCGGCGGCGGCAACGGCGCGGCCCCGGCCGCGGGCCGCGTCCCGGTGGACCCGGCCGCCGGCCCGCGTCCGGTGGACACCGACACCAAGTCGGCCGCCCGCCCCCGGGTCGAGCCGACCCGCGAGTACCCGAAGCTCGACCCCGAGTGA
- a CDS encoding 4a-hydroxytetrahydrobiopterin dehydratase has protein sequence MTSRARLTEDEITAGLAGLPDWRREDDSIVRTAETASFPTAIRVVDAVAVEAERLDHHPDIDIRWRTLRFVLSTHSAGGLTGLDLTLAALVDEALNAAA, from the coding sequence ATGACCAGCAGGGCCAGGCTGACCGAGGACGAGATCACCGCCGGCCTGGCCGGCCTGCCGGACTGGCGGCGGGAGGACGACTCGATCGTCCGCACCGCGGAGACCGCGAGCTTCCCCACCGCGATCCGGGTGGTCGACGCGGTCGCGGTGGAGGCCGAGCGCCTGGACCACCACCCGGACATCGACATCCGCTGGCGCACCCTGCGCTTCGTCCTGTCCACCCACAGCGCGGGCGGCCTCACCGGCCTCGACCTCACCCTCGCCGCACTCGTCGACGAGGCCCTGAACGCGGCGGCCTGA
- a CDS encoding NfeD family protein yields MDSWIWWLLAAVGLGIPLVLTAMPEFAMFALGAGAAALAAALGAGVVLQFLVFVGISVALLVVVRPVAYRLLQKGPQIRTGVDALPGASAVVQERVDAEGGRIKLNGEIWSARALNPGSVYEPGQQVDVVEIQGATALVV; encoded by the coding sequence GTGGACAGCTGGATCTGGTGGCTTCTCGCCGCCGTCGGCCTGGGCATACCTCTGGTACTCACGGCCATGCCCGAGTTCGCCATGTTCGCGCTCGGCGCCGGCGCGGCGGCGCTGGCGGCCGCGCTCGGGGCGGGGGTGGTCCTCCAGTTCCTGGTGTTCGTGGGGATCTCCGTCGCCCTCCTGGTCGTGGTCAGGCCGGTGGCCTACCGCCTGCTGCAGAAGGGACCGCAGATCCGCACGGGCGTCGACGCCCTCCCGGGTGCCTCGGCCGTGGTACAGGAAAGGGTCGACGCGGAGGGCGGACGGATCAAGCTCAACGGCGAGATCTGGTCGGCCCGCGCACTCAACCCCGGCAGCGTCTACGAGCCGGGGCAGCAGGTCGACGTCGTCGAAATCCAGGGCGCTACCGCCCTGGTCGTCTAG
- a CDS encoding response regulator: MPDTDARIRVLLVDDHQVVRRGLRTFLEVQDDIEVVGEAADGAEAVARTQELGPDVVLMDLKMPGVDGIEALRLLKEEGSPARILIVTSFTEHRTMVPALRAGAAGYVYKDVDPEALAGAIRSVHAGHVLLQPELAAALLSDSGPHVPQGRGGTLTDREREVLGHIAAGRSNREIARSLHLSEKTVKTHVSNILMKLDVADRTQAALWAVRNGAAGEV, encoded by the coding sequence GTGCCTGACACCGACGCACGGATCCGCGTGCTGCTGGTCGACGACCACCAGGTGGTCCGGCGCGGCCTGCGGACCTTCCTGGAGGTCCAGGACGACATCGAGGTGGTCGGCGAGGCCGCCGACGGCGCCGAGGCCGTCGCCAGGACCCAGGAGCTCGGCCCCGACGTGGTGCTGATGGACCTCAAGATGCCCGGCGTGGACGGCATCGAGGCCCTGCGGCTGCTCAAGGAGGAGGGCAGCCCGGCCCGGATCCTGATCGTCACCAGCTTCACCGAGCACCGCACCATGGTCCCGGCGCTGCGGGCCGGCGCGGCCGGCTACGTGTACAAGGACGTCGACCCCGAGGCGCTGGCCGGTGCGATCCGCTCGGTGCACGCCGGGCACGTGCTGCTCCAACCGGAGCTGGCCGCGGCCCTGCTCTCCGACAGCGGCCCGCACGTCCCCCAGGGCCGGGGCGGCACCCTGACGGACCGTGAGCGCGAGGTGCTCGGCCACATCGCGGCCGGCCGCTCCAACCGCGAGATCGCCCGCTCGCTCCACCTCTCCGAGAAGACGGTCAAGACCCACGTCTCGAACATCCTCATGAAGCTCGACGTCGCCGACCGCACCCAGGCCGCCCTCTGGGCCGTCCGCAACGGCGCGGCGGGCGAGGTCTGA
- a CDS encoding DUF1272 domain-containing protein → MALEMREICERCEVSLRAADPAFICSYECTFCPDCTAAMAATCPNCGGELLVRPRRVTA, encoded by the coding sequence ATGGCTCTGGAAATGCGCGAGATCTGCGAACGCTGCGAGGTGTCGCTGCGGGCGGCCGACCCCGCCTTCATATGCTCCTACGAGTGCACCTTCTGCCCGGACTGCACCGCGGCGATGGCCGCCACCTGTCCCAACTGCGGTGGTGAGCTGCTCGTCCGCCCGCGCCGGGTCACCGCCTGA
- a CDS encoding ABC transporter ATP-binding protein has translation MSDVLELVDVSVVREGRALVDQVSWSVAEGERWVILGPNGAGKTTLLQIAATYLFPTTGAAAVLGEKLGEVDVFELRQRIGLASAAMFEKLPPEQTVLQCVLTAAYGMTVSWREQYETTDEQRALALLDRLGMAGYTDRKFGTLSEGERKRTLIARALMTDPELLLLDEPAAGLDLGGREDLVRRLGALAQDEYAPSMAMVTHHVEEIAPGFTHVLMIRQGKVLVAGPLDTTLTARNLSLCFGLPLTLERHGDRWSAQGLPLG, from the coding sequence ATGAGCGACGTGCTGGAGCTGGTGGACGTATCCGTGGTCCGGGAGGGGCGCGCACTCGTCGACCAGGTGTCCTGGTCGGTCGCCGAGGGTGAGCGCTGGGTGATCCTGGGCCCGAACGGAGCCGGCAAGACCACCCTGCTCCAGATCGCCGCCACCTATCTCTTCCCCACCACCGGCGCCGCCGCCGTGCTGGGCGAGAAGCTCGGCGAGGTCGACGTCTTCGAGCTGCGCCAGCGGATCGGTCTGGCCAGCGCCGCGATGTTCGAGAAGCTGCCGCCCGAGCAGACCGTGCTGCAGTGCGTACTCACCGCCGCGTACGGGATGACCGTCAGCTGGCGCGAGCAGTACGAGACCACCGACGAGCAGCGCGCCCTCGCCCTGCTGGACCGCCTCGGCATGGCCGGCTACACCGACCGCAAGTTCGGCACCCTCTCCGAGGGCGAGCGCAAGCGGACCCTGATCGCCCGCGCGCTGATGACCGACCCCGAGCTGCTGCTGCTCGACGAGCCGGCCGCCGGCCTCGACCTCGGCGGCCGCGAGGACCTGGTCCGCCGCCTCGGCGCGCTGGCCCAGGACGAGTACGCGCCGTCGATGGCGATGGTCACCCACCACGTCGAGGAGATCGCCCCCGGTTTCACCCACGTCCTGATGATCCGTCAGGGCAAGGTGCTGGTGGCGGGCCCCCTCGACACCACGCTGACGGCGCGCAACCTCTCGCTCTGCTTCGGCCTGCCGCTCACCCTGGAGCGCCACGGCGACCGCTGGTCCGCCCAGGGCCTGCCGCTCGGCTGA
- the serB gene encoding phosphoserine phosphatase SerB encodes MNATDPAAEPLPASQPRTADERTLLVKVFGKDRPGITAGLFSTLGDFGVDVIDFEQMVTRGRITLCALVTPPAAADAEGALRVTVHRWAEEMKLQAEVISGIGDNRPRREGRSHVTVLGHPLTATAVAALSRRISDAGGNIDRVFRLAKYPVTAVELTVSGVGTGLLRTELAQEAAAQRIDVAVAEAGLHRRAKRLVVMDVDSTLIQDEVIELFAAHAGCERKVAEVTAAAMRGELDFAESLRARVALLAGLDAAVVEKVRTEVRLTPGARTLIRTLQRLGYQVGIVSGGFTQVTDHLVELLGLDFAAANTLEVENGKFTGRVTGEIVDRAGKARWLARFAEQARVPLAQTVAIGDGANDLDMLNAAGLGVAFNAKPVVQEAAEVAVNVPFLDTVLYLLGISREEVEAADELDGTPTD; translated from the coding sequence ATGAACGCAACTGATCCGGCCGCTGAGCCTCTCCCCGCCTCACAGCCCCGGACCGCCGACGAGCGCACGCTGCTGGTCAAGGTGTTCGGCAAGGACCGCCCCGGAATCACGGCGGGCCTGTTCAGCACGCTCGGCGACTTCGGCGTCGACGTGATCGACTTCGAGCAGATGGTCACCCGTGGCCGGATAACGCTGTGCGCGCTGGTCACGCCGCCGGCCGCGGCCGACGCCGAGGGCGCGCTGCGGGTCACCGTGCACCGCTGGGCCGAGGAGATGAAACTCCAGGCCGAGGTCATCTCGGGCATCGGCGACAACCGGCCGCGCCGCGAGGGCCGCTCGCACGTCACCGTGCTCGGCCACCCGCTGACCGCCACCGCGGTGGCCGCCCTGAGCCGCCGGATCTCCGACGCCGGCGGCAACATCGACCGGGTGTTCCGGCTCGCCAAGTACCCGGTGACCGCCGTCGAGCTGACCGTCTCCGGGGTCGGCACCGGGCTGCTGAGGACCGAGCTGGCCCAGGAGGCGGCCGCCCAGCGGATCGACGTCGCGGTGGCCGAGGCCGGTCTGCACCGGCGGGCCAAGCGCCTGGTGGTGATGGACGTCGACTCGACGCTGATCCAGGACGAGGTGATCGAGCTGTTCGCCGCGCACGCCGGGTGCGAGCGGAAGGTCGCCGAGGTGACCGCCGCGGCGATGCGCGGCGAGCTGGACTTCGCGGAGTCGCTGCGGGCCCGGGTCGCCCTGCTGGCCGGCCTGGACGCCGCCGTGGTGGAGAAGGTGCGCACCGAGGTACGGCTGACGCCGGGCGCCCGCACCCTGATCCGCACCCTGCAGCGGCTCGGCTACCAGGTGGGCATCGTCTCCGGCGGGTTCACCCAGGTCACCGACCATCTGGTGGAGCTGCTCGGGCTGGACTTCGCGGCGGCCAACACCCTGGAGGTCGAGAACGGGAAGTTCACCGGCCGGGTCACCGGGGAGATCGTGGACCGCGCGGGCAAGGCCCGCTGGCTGGCCCGGTTCGCCGAGCAGGCCCGGGTGCCGCTGGCCCAGACGGTGGCGATCGGCGACGGCGCCAACGACCTGGACATGCTGAACGCGGCCGGGCTCGGGGTGGCGTTCAACGCCAAGCCGGTGGTCCAGGAGGCCGCCGAGGTGGCCGTGAACGTCCCGTTCCTGGACACCGTGCTGTAC
- a CDS encoding sulfite exporter TauE/SafE family protein: MTLWEGVAVLIAGVGAGAINTIVGSGTLITFPVLLAVGLPPVTANVSNTLGLVPGSLSGAIGYRRELTGQGHRLARLSVASLVGGLIGAFLLIRLPAEAFDAIVPVLILLALVLVVLQPRVARAVAARRKEAGAPVAEVGPLLFTGVLLAGVYGGYFGAAQGVLLLALMGMLLQDTMQRINATKNVLAMIVNGVAAVFFLFTSTIDWTAVLLIAVGSAAGGQLGAKVGRRLPPQVLRGVIVVVGLVAVIRMLLS, translated from the coding sequence ATGACACTCTGGGAGGGTGTGGCCGTGCTGATCGCCGGTGTCGGCGCCGGCGCCATCAACACCATCGTGGGCTCGGGCACCCTGATCACCTTCCCCGTCCTGCTGGCCGTGGGCCTGCCGCCGGTCACCGCGAACGTCTCCAACACCCTCGGGCTGGTCCCCGGCTCGCTCAGCGGCGCGATCGGCTACCGCCGCGAACTGACCGGCCAGGGACACCGGCTGGCCCGGCTCTCGGTGGCCTCCCTGGTGGGCGGTCTGATCGGCGCGTTCCTGCTGATCCGGCTCCCCGCCGAGGCCTTCGACGCGATCGTCCCGGTGCTGATCCTGCTGGCGCTGGTCCTGGTCGTGCTGCAGCCCCGGGTCGCCCGGGCGGTGGCGGCCCGCCGCAAGGAGGCCGGCGCGCCGGTCGCCGAGGTCGGCCCGCTGCTGTTCACCGGCGTGCTGCTGGCCGGTGTCTACGGCGGCTACTTCGGCGCGGCCCAGGGCGTCCTGCTGCTCGCCCTGATGGGCATGCTGCTCCAGGACACGATGCAGCGGATCAACGCCACCAAGAACGTGCTCGCGATGATCGTCAACGGTGTGGCGGCGGTCTTCTTCCTCTTCACCTCCACCATCGACTGGACCGCCGTGCTGCTGATCGCGGTCGGCTCGGCGGCCGGCGGCCAGCTCGGCGCCAAGGTCGGCCGACGCCTCCCGCCGCAGGTGCTGCGGGGCGTCATCGTGGTGGTCGGCCTGGTCGCGGTCATCCGGATGCTGCTCAGCTGA